In the Maribacter sp. MJ134 genome, one interval contains:
- a CDS encoding four helix bundle protein, producing the protein MKFQDLLAYRKSFDLAMRIFELTKSFPKEERYSLTDQVRRSSRSVSINISEAYRKRSYPKHFVSKLTDSDSENSETQGWLEFSLACNYIDQPTFEELIKVSDEVGRLIYYMINNPGKFGAK; encoded by the coding sequence ATGAAGTTTCAAGATTTATTGGCATATCGAAAATCATTTGATCTTGCCATGCGAATTTTCGAATTGACTAAATCTTTTCCAAAAGAAGAAAGGTATTCTTTAACAGACCAGGTAAGAAGATCATCCAGGAGTGTTTCTATTAATATTTCGGAAGCTTATAGAAAAAGGAGCTATCCTAAGCATTTTGTAAGTAAGCTTACGGATAGTGATTCTGAAAATTCTGAAACACAAGGTTGGCTAGAATTTTCTCTTGCATGTAATTATATCGACCAACCTACTTTTGAAGAGCTCATAAAAGTGAGTGACGAGGTTGGAAGGTTAATTTATTATATGATAAATAACCCTGGCAAATTTGGAGCAAAATGA
- a CDS encoding cyclase family protein, translating to MKTTITYKKKDYKINLSKPLDISMPLKGDQTNVNAWYVNHPKMEPHKAGDFIGSVAAGASTNFNDISFNPHAHGTHTECVGHITKDFKSVNKVLNSYFFLAELITLAPGKLGDDFVISKKQLQNAIANADAAALVIRTLPNTATKITRQYSNTNPPYLLEEAAMYLREKGITHLLIDLPSVDKEKDNGALLAHKAFWDFNGVIRNEATITEFIYVPNTIADGDYFLNLQVAPFENDASSSRPVLYKIE from the coding sequence TTGAAAACTACAATAACATATAAAAAGAAGGACTATAAAATAAATTTGTCCAAGCCATTGGATATTTCAATGCCCTTAAAAGGGGACCAGACCAATGTAAATGCATGGTACGTAAATCATCCTAAAATGGAACCACACAAAGCGGGCGATTTTATAGGAAGTGTTGCCGCGGGAGCTTCGACAAATTTTAATGATATTAGTTTCAATCCCCATGCACATGGAACGCATACCGAATGTGTGGGACACATTACCAAGGATTTTAAATCTGTAAACAAGGTGCTAAACAGTTATTTTTTCTTAGCGGAATTAATAACTCTTGCCCCGGGAAAATTAGGGGACGACTTCGTGATTTCTAAAAAACAGTTGCAAAATGCTATCGCTAACGCAGATGCAGCGGCTTTAGTCATTAGAACTTTACCCAATACGGCAACTAAAATTACACGACAATATTCAAATACCAATCCGCCTTATCTGTTGGAAGAAGCTGCTATGTATTTAAGGGAAAAAGGAATCACTCATCTATTGATCGATTTGCCTTCGGTGGATAAAGAAAAGGACAACGGTGCGCTTTTAGCTCATAAGGCCTTTTGGGATTTTAATGGTGTAATTAGGAATGAAGCTACTATTACAGAATTCATCTATGTACCTAACACAATTGCCGATGGAGATTATTTTCTAAACCTACAGGTTGCTCCTTTTGAAAATGATGCTAGTTCAAGTAGACCGGTGCTTTATAAAATAGAATAG
- the hemW gene encoding radical SAM family heme chaperone HemW, whose amino-acid sequence MSGIYIHIPFCKQACHYCDFHFSTRMMKKEIMVHALCKELELRKKEFEDELVATIYFGGGTPSVLETEEIDRIIKAVYDNYSVAASPEITLEANPDDLSEEKLVALSRSPINRLSIGIQSFFEEDLKLMNRAHNAKEAEDCIARASRYFDNISIDLIYGMPNMTNERWKENIAKALTFKIPHISSYALTVEPNTALASFVKKGLVKPVEDEIAQEHFNILNETLSNAGYSCYEISNFGKPEYFSKNNSAYWQQKKYLGIGPSAHSFNGTSRGWNINNNPKYLKAIEQGELPMEVEVLSTTDKYNEYVMTGLRTIWGVSLSRIAAEFGTKYKEYVMLQAEKYIEEHLLYLDGDVLLATKKGKFLADGIAADLFMINL is encoded by the coding sequence ATGTCGGGAATCTACATCCACATCCCTTTTTGCAAACAAGCTTGTCATTACTGCGATTTTCATTTTTCTACGCGTATGATGAAGAAAGAAATTATGGTACATGCTTTGTGCAAAGAGTTGGAGCTTAGGAAGAAAGAATTTGAAGATGAGCTTGTAGCAACGATTTATTTCGGAGGTGGAACACCGTCCGTTCTGGAAACAGAAGAAATAGATCGTATTATAAAAGCGGTTTATGATAATTATTCGGTTGCGGCATCTCCAGAGATTACCTTGGAAGCGAATCCTGATGATTTGTCGGAAGAGAAATTAGTAGCACTTTCAAGAAGTCCTATTAATCGATTAAGTATTGGGATTCAATCTTTTTTTGAGGAAGATTTAAAGTTGATGAACCGGGCACATAATGCCAAAGAAGCTGAAGACTGCATTGCCCGAGCGAGCCGTTATTTCGATAATATTTCTATTGACCTCATTTACGGAATGCCCAACATGACCAATGAACGGTGGAAAGAGAACATCGCAAAGGCCCTAACGTTCAAAATTCCGCATATATCTAGCTATGCCCTGACCGTTGAGCCTAATACCGCCTTGGCCAGCTTTGTTAAAAAAGGCTTGGTAAAGCCTGTGGAGGATGAGATTGCACAGGAACATTTCAATATATTAAACGAAACTTTGAGTAATGCGGGGTATTCCTGTTATGAGATTTCCAATTTTGGTAAACCTGAATATTTTTCTAAGAACAATTCGGCCTACTGGCAGCAGAAAAAATATCTAGGAATAGGGCCCTCCGCGCATTCTTTTAATGGAACTAGCCGCGGATGGAATATCAACAATAACCCAAAATACCTAAAGGCCATTGAACAAGGAGAACTCCCTATGGAGGTTGAGGTGCTTTCTACTACCGATAAGTACAACGAGTATGTAATGACCGGTTTACGCACCATTTGGGGTGTTTCACTGTCTAGAATAGCTGCTGAGTTTGGTACTAAATATAAAGAGTATGTAATGTTACAAGCAGAAAAATACATAGAAGAGCATCTGTTATACCTAGACGGAGATGTGCTTTTAGCAACTAAAAAAGGTAAATTCTTGGCCGATGGGATTGCGGCGGACCTCTTTATGATTAACTTGTAG
- the ruvC gene encoding crossover junction endodeoxyribonuclease RuvC, producing MANEKIILGIDPGTTIMGFGLIRVVGKKMEFIQMNELLLQKYSDPYTKLKLIFERTIELIDTYHPDEIAIEAPFFGKNVQSMLKLGRAQGVAMAAGLSRQIPITEYLPKKIKMAITGNGNASKEQVARMLQSVLGLKTLPKNLDSTDGLAAAVCHFYNEGRVEVGKSYTGWSAFVKQNSQRVKK from the coding sequence TTGGCGAACGAAAAGATAATTTTAGGAATAGACCCCGGAACAACGATAATGGGCTTTGGTCTCATAAGGGTAGTCGGAAAAAAAATGGAGTTCATCCAAATGAACGAACTCTTACTTCAAAAATATAGCGATCCCTATACTAAATTGAAGCTCATTTTTGAACGGACCATAGAGCTGATAGACACCTATCACCCTGATGAAATAGCGATAGAGGCGCCCTTTTTCGGAAAGAACGTACAGTCCATGCTTAAACTGGGTAGAGCGCAAGGCGTGGCCATGGCAGCGGGACTCTCCAGACAGATTCCTATCACGGAATATTTGCCTAAAAAAATCAAAATGGCTATTACAGGTAATGGTAATGCTAGTAAGGAACAGGTGGCCAGAATGTTGCAAAGCGTTTTGGGCCTTAAGACCTTACCAAAAAATTTGGACAGTACCGATGGTCTTGCGGCAGCAGTTTGTCATTTTTATAATGAAGGTAGGGTAGAGGTCGGTAAATCGTATACGGGTTGGAGTGCCTTTGTGAAGCAGAATAGTCAACGGGTTAAAAAGTAA
- a CDS encoding DUF4260 domain-containing protein, with protein sequence MRTLLKLEELALFLLGIFMFGLLGYQWWLFPVLLLLPDVGMLGYLVNNKMGVRLYNLFHHRGIAIVLYFSGMYFSFPIVQLIGVIVFSHAAMDRIFGYGLKYDRGFKFTHLGEIGNKNG encoded by the coding sequence ATGAGAACCCTGCTAAAATTAGAAGAATTGGCTCTGTTTCTTTTAGGGATATTCATGTTCGGTTTGTTGGGATATCAATGGTGGTTGTTTCCGGTATTATTGTTATTGCCAGATGTGGGAATGTTAGGGTATTTGGTCAATAATAAGATGGGGGTTAGGCTTTACAATCTCTTTCATCACCGTGGAATTGCTATTGTCCTATACTTTTCCGGCATGTATTTTTCTTTTCCAATCGTTCAATTAATAGGCGTTATTGTATTTTCGCATGCCGCCATGGATAGAATCTTTGGGTACGGACTTAAATATGATCGCGGGTTCAAGTTTACACACTTAGGTGAAATAGGGAATAAAAATGGATAA